The proteins below come from a single Cylindrospermopsis raciborskii Cr2010 genomic window:
- the psbA gene encoding photosystem II q(b) protein, producing the protein MTTTLQQRSNASVWDRFCEFITSTENRIYVGWFGVLMIPTLLAATTCFIIAFIAAPPVDIDGIREPVAGSLIYGNNIISGAVVPSSNAIGLHFYPIWEAASLDEWLYNGGPYQLVIFHFLIGCACYLGRQWELSYRLGMRPWICVAYSAPLASATAVFLIYPIGQGSFSDGMPLGISGTFNFMIVFQAEHNILMHPFHMLGVAGVFGGSLFSAMHGSLVTSSLVRETTETESQNYGYRFGQEEETYNIVAAHGYFGRLIFQYASFNNSRSLHFFLAAWPVVGIWFTALGVSTMAFNLNGFNFNQSIIDSQGRVIGTWADVINRANLGMEVMHERNAHNFPLDLAAGEVAPVALTAPAING; encoded by the coding sequence ATGACCACTACCTTACAACAGCGCTCTAACGCTAGCGTATGGGATCGTTTCTGTGAATTCATCACCAGCACCGAAAACCGTATCTACGTCGGTTGGTTCGGAGTGCTAATGATCCCTACCCTATTGGCTGCAACCACCTGTTTCATTATTGCCTTCATCGCTGCTCCCCCTGTGGATATTGATGGTATCCGCGAACCCGTGGCAGGATCTTTGATTTACGGAAACAACATCATCTCCGGTGCGGTTGTTCCTTCCTCCAACGCCATTGGTTTGCACTTCTACCCCATTTGGGAAGCTGCTTCCTTAGATGAATGGTTATATAACGGTGGTCCTTACCAGTTGGTAATTTTCCACTTCCTGATCGGTTGCGCTTGCTACTTAGGTCGTCAGTGGGAATTGTCCTACCGCTTGGGTATGCGTCCTTGGATCTGTGTAGCTTACTCTGCGCCTTTGGCTTCTGCTACTGCAGTATTCTTGATCTACCCCATCGGACAAGGTTCCTTCTCCGACGGTATGCCTTTAGGTATTTCCGGTACATTCAACTTCATGATTGTGTTCCAAGCTGAACACAACATTTTGATGCACCCCTTCCACATGCTAGGTGTAGCTGGTGTATTTGGTGGTAGCTTGTTCTCTGCAATGCACGGTTCTTTGGTAACCTCTTCCTTGGTGCGTGAAACCACCGAAACCGAATCTCAAAACTACGGTTACAGATTCGGTCAAGAAGAAGAAACCTATAACATCGTTGCTGCACACGGCTACTTTGGTCGTTTGATATTCCAATACGCTTCATTCAACAATAGCCGTTCTTTACACTTCTTCTTGGCTGCATGGCCAGTAGTTGGTATTTGGTTTACTGCTTTAGGTGTAAGCACCATGGCATTCAACCTGAACGGATTCAACTTCAACCAATCCATTATTGACTCTCAAGGTCGTGTAATCGGTACTTGGGCGGATGTAATCAACCGCGCTAACTTGGGTATGGAAGTAATGCACGAGCGCAATGCTCACAACTTCCCCTTAGACCTAGCTGCTGGTGAAGTTGCTCCTGTTGCTTTGACTGCTCCTGCAATCAATGGTTAA
- a CDS encoding hydrogenase maturation protease: MLTIIGCGNLNRNDDGVGVIIAQKLQQYVAENPHPQVRIFDCGTGGIEVMFQARGSKKLIIVDASCTNSQPGAIFRVPGKELEGLPQVGYNLHDFRWDHALAAGRKIFADDFPQDVTVYLIEAENLDFGLDLSPAVNHSAQLVFAELITTIENANFT, from the coding sequence ATGTTAACTATCATCGGATGCGGAAATCTCAATCGTAATGATGACGGTGTGGGGGTAATCATTGCCCAGAAATTACAGCAATATGTGGCGGAAAATCCCCACCCCCAGGTGAGGATTTTTGATTGTGGTACTGGGGGAATAGAAGTGATGTTCCAAGCTAGAGGAAGCAAAAAATTAATTATTGTGGATGCTAGTTGCACGAATTCCCAACCTGGTGCTATATTTAGAGTCCCAGGGAAAGAATTGGAAGGTCTACCCCAAGTGGGTTATAACCTGCATGATTTCCGTTGGGATCACGCCCTAGCTGCTGGGAGAAAAATCTTTGCGGATGATTTCCCCCAGGATGTGACTGTTTATTTGATTGAAGCGGAAAATCTAGATTTTGGTCTAGATTTAAGTCCTGCTGTTAATCACTCCGCTCAATTAGTTTTTGCAGAACTAATTACAACAATTGAGAACGCTAACTTTACTTAG
- a CDS encoding M20 family metallopeptidase — MLNRIKEISNNIAPRLREIYRHLHAHPELSGQEHQTAAFVAGVLSSSGLHVLEEVGKTGVVGELLTNHPREEILAIRTDMDALPIQERTGLDHSSSRDGVMHACGHDVHTTVGLGTAMVLSEIANHVEGRIRFLFQPAEEIAQGAGWMVQEGAMNDVCAILGVHVFPSISAGSVGIRYGALTAAADDLEIIILGESGHGARPHEAVDAIWIASQVITALQQAISRTQNPLRPVVLSIGKISGGRAPNVIADRVQLLGTVRSLHPETRSQMPAWIDKIVANVCNCYNAKYQVNYRHGISSVQNDYSLTQLLQSAAEEAWGSDYVQVLPEPSLGAEDFSVYLDYAPGSMFRLGVGYKDRIINHPLHHPQFEVDDSAIITGVVTLAYAAYKYWQK; from the coding sequence ATGCTAAACCGCATTAAGGAAATAAGTAATAATATTGCACCTCGCTTACGAGAAATTTACCGTCACCTTCATGCTCACCCGGAACTGAGTGGTCAAGAACATCAAACTGCAGCATTTGTGGCGGGTGTGTTGTCTTCCAGCGGATTGCACGTCTTAGAGGAAGTGGGTAAAACTGGTGTTGTCGGGGAATTACTCACCAATCATCCGAGAGAGGAGATTTTGGCAATTCGTACTGATATGGATGCCTTACCTATACAAGAACGTACCGGACTAGACCATAGTTCATCCAGGGATGGAGTGATGCACGCTTGTGGACATGATGTTCATACCACAGTAGGTCTAGGAACAGCCATGGTGCTATCGGAAATAGCCAACCATGTAGAAGGGAGAATCAGGTTTTTATTTCAACCTGCAGAAGAAATTGCCCAGGGTGCGGGTTGGATGGTACAAGAGGGAGCAATGAATGATGTTTGTGCCATTTTAGGGGTTCATGTTTTTCCGTCTATTTCTGCCGGATCTGTAGGTATTCGTTATGGTGCATTAACTGCAGCAGCAGACGATTTAGAAATTATTATTTTAGGTGAATCTGGACATGGCGCTCGTCCTCATGAAGCAGTAGATGCAATTTGGATTGCATCTCAAGTAATTACTGCCCTACAGCAAGCTATTAGTCGAACTCAAAATCCCTTACGTCCTGTAGTATTGAGCATTGGTAAAATTAGTGGTGGTAGAGCCCCAAATGTAATTGCCGATAGAGTTCAGTTACTAGGTACAGTGCGGTCTCTTCACCCAGAAACTCGCAGTCAAATGCCAGCATGGATAGATAAAATAGTTGCTAACGTTTGTAATTGTTATAATGCCAAATATCAAGTGAATTACCGTCATGGTATATCCAGCGTGCAAAATGATTATTCCCTAACCCAATTATTACAATCTGCTGCGGAAGAAGCATGGGGTAGCGATTACGTACAGGTTTTACCAGAACCCTCCCTAGGAGCAGAGGATTTTTCTGTTTATTTGGATTATGCTCCTGGTTCCATGTTTCGTCTCGGGGTGGGTTATAAAGACAGAATTATCAATCATCCCTTACATCATCCTCAATTTGAGGTAGATGACTCTGCAATTATTACCGGAGTCGTGACATTGGCCTATGCAGCATATAAGTATTGGCAAAAATAA
- the ffh gene encoding signal recognition particle protein — protein MFDALSDRLEAAWKKLRGQDKISQSNIQDALREVRRALLEADVNLQVVKDFIADVETKAQGAEVISGVRPDQQFIKIVYDELVQVMGEENVPLAEAQNQTTVVLMAGLQGTGKTTATAKLALHLRKTNRSCLLVATDIYRPAAIDQLVTLGKQIDVPVFEMGSDADPVEIARQGVERARNEGINTVIVDTAGRLQIDQDMMAELSRIKSTIEPDETLLVVDAMTGQEAANLTRTFHEQIGITGAILTKMDGDSRGGAALSVRQISGAPIKFIGVGEKVEALQPFYPDRMASRILGMGDVLTLVEKAQEEIDLADAEKMQEKILSARFDFTDFLKQLRLMKNMGSLGGVMKLIPGMNKISDEQLKQGETQLKRCESMISSMTKQERKDPDLLASSPSRRRRIASGSGYKESDVTKLVSDFQKMRSLMQQMGQGNFPPGMFGGGNPLAAGNRPSPGWRGYPGGAPPTTKKKKEKKKKGFGTL, from the coding sequence ATGTTTGATGCACTATCTGACCGCTTAGAAGCTGCCTGGAAAAAACTCCGGGGACAAGACAAGATCTCCCAATCTAACATTCAAGATGCCTTGCGCGAAGTGCGTCGTGCTTTGTTAGAAGCAGATGTTAACTTACAGGTAGTCAAGGATTTTATTGCCGATGTTGAAACTAAGGCCCAGGGAGCAGAGGTAATATCTGGAGTACGACCTGACCAGCAGTTTATCAAAATTGTTTATGATGAACTAGTGCAGGTCATGGGAGAAGAAAATGTACCCCTAGCAGAAGCACAAAACCAAACCACCGTCGTCCTGATGGCTGGTTTACAGGGTACGGGGAAAACTACCGCTACTGCTAAGTTAGCTCTCCATTTAAGAAAAACTAATCGCAGTTGTTTGTTGGTAGCTACGGATATATATCGTCCTGCGGCTATTGATCAATTAGTTACACTAGGTAAGCAAATTGACGTACCTGTTTTTGAAATGGGTAGTGATGCTGACCCGGTTGAAATAGCTCGTCAAGGAGTGGAAAGAGCCAGGAATGAAGGGATCAACACGGTAATTGTTGATACAGCTGGAAGGTTACAAATAGACCAGGACATGATGGCGGAATTATCCAGGATCAAATCAACTATTGAACCTGATGAAACTCTATTAGTTGTGGATGCCATGACAGGACAGGAAGCAGCTAATCTGACCCGCACCTTTCATGAACAGATTGGGATTACCGGTGCTATTTTGACTAAAATGGATGGTGATAGCCGAGGCGGTGCAGCTTTATCAGTGCGGCAAATTTCCGGAGCCCCAATTAAATTTATCGGTGTGGGGGAAAAGGTTGAAGCTCTACAGCCATTTTACCCTGACCGCATGGCATCCCGTATTTTGGGTATGGGTGATGTGCTGACCTTGGTGGAAAAAGCACAGGAGGAAATTGATCTAGCTGATGCTGAGAAAATGCAGGAGAAAATTCTCTCGGCCAGGTTTGATTTTACCGACTTCCTCAAACAGCTGCGCCTCATGAAAAATATGGGCTCTTTAGGTGGGGTTATGAAATTAATCCCCGGAATGAATAAAATTTCTGATGAGCAGTTAAAACAAGGGGAAACCCAACTAAAACGCTGTGAGTCTATGATTAGTTCTATGACTAAGCAAGAGCGTAAAGACCCAGATTTGTTGGCTAGCTCTCCTAGTCGACGCAGGCGAATCGCTTCCGGTTCTGGTTACAAAGAATCGGATGTGACTAAATTAGTATCAGACTTTCAAAAGATGCGATCGCTAATGCAGCAAATGGGACAGGGTAATTTTCCGCCAGGTATGTTTGGTGGGGGTAACCCCCTAGCAGCAGGAAATCGTCCCAGTCCAGGTTGGCGGGGTTATCCTGGAGGCGCACCACCTACCACCAAGAAAAAGAAGGAAAAAAAGAAAAAAGGATTTGGCACCCTATAG
- the rpsP gene encoding 30S ribosomal protein S16: MIKLRLKRLGKKREASYRIIAINDLSRRDGRPLEELGFYNPRTDEVRLDVPGIVKRLQQGAQPTDTVRRLLVKANVFEQVSANAASS, from the coding sequence ATGATCAAATTGCGCTTAAAGCGACTTGGTAAAAAGCGGGAAGCAAGCTACCGTATTATTGCCATTAACGACCTATCTCGTCGTGATGGTCGTCCTTTGGAAGAACTAGGATTTTACAACCCCAGAACTGATGAAGTGCGTCTTGATGTTCCTGGTATTGTAAAGCGTCTGCAACAAGGCGCTCAGCCTACGGACACAGTTCGTCGCCTTTTAGTAAAAGCTAATGTTTTTGAACAAGTCAGTGCCAACGCCGCATCATCATAA
- a CDS encoding KH domain-containing protein, whose amino-acid sequence MFLNKSVPTPHHHKLETKLSTTSPNYTGLVRFLVEPFLDSPGSLRIDCEMSNTLKRAWIRIAFDPTDKGKVFGRGGRNIQAIRTVVTAAAELAGQSVYLDIYGNNSHSPDGSDEEEKIFPPKSRSGNTPGSFSKPRFRR is encoded by the coding sequence ATGTTTTTGAACAAGTCAGTGCCAACGCCGCATCATCATAAGCTAGAGACAAAATTATCAACAACCAGTCCTAACTATACGGGACTGGTGAGATTTCTTGTGGAACCATTTTTGGACTCCCCAGGGTCTTTGAGAATCGATTGTGAAATGTCCAATACCCTAAAACGGGCTTGGATTCGCATTGCTTTTGACCCTACGGACAAAGGCAAGGTTTTTGGTCGGGGAGGACGCAATATTCAGGCAATTAGGACTGTAGTTACAGCAGCAGCAGAATTAGCGGGTCAATCGGTATATCTGGACATTTATGGCAATAATTCCCATAGTCCAGATGGAAGTGATGAGGAAGAAAAAATATTCCCACCCAAATCACGGAGTGGAAATACCCCCGGATCTTTTTCTAAACCCCGTTTCCGTCGTTAA
- a CDS encoding PhoH family protein — MAGTVIIGLPNIPSAIALAGYGEANLKFLSQQTGANLVLRGQELLVSGKEQHVDLAVKIVQSLEELWSTGNNIASADILTARQAIEGDRQGELQDLQRDILAKSRRGQEVRAKTFRQRQYIEAIRKRDLTFGVGPAGTGKTYLAVVVAVQELLSNQFERLILTRPAVEAGERLGFLPGDLQQKVNPYLRPLYDAINEFIDPEKVPNLMERGIIEVAPLAYMRGRTLNNAFIIVDEAQNTTPSQMKMVLTRLGFGSRMVITGDLTQTDLPLNQDSGLTVALQILKHVEGIAFCEFTQKDVVRHPLVQRIVSAYEKHQK; from the coding sequence ATGGCAGGTACGGTTATAATTGGGTTGCCTAATATTCCTAGTGCGATCGCACTAGCAGGATATGGGGAAGCAAATCTGAAATTTCTGTCCCAACAAACGGGAGCTAATTTGGTTCTCAGGGGACAAGAACTTCTGGTTTCCGGTAAGGAACAACATGTGGATCTAGCAGTGAAAATAGTCCAATCCCTAGAAGAGCTTTGGAGTACAGGGAATAATATTGCCAGTGCGGATATTTTAACCGCACGTCAAGCAATAGAGGGCGATCGCCAGGGGGAACTGCAGGATTTACAACGGGACATTCTGGCTAAGAGTCGTCGTGGTCAAGAGGTTCGCGCTAAAACTTTTCGTCAACGACAATATATTGAAGCCATTCGCAAACGAGACCTAACATTTGGTGTTGGTCCTGCGGGCACGGGTAAAACCTATCTTGCTGTTGTGGTTGCTGTACAAGAACTGCTATCTAATCAGTTTGAAAGATTGATCTTGACACGTCCTGCAGTGGAAGCTGGGGAAAGACTAGGATTTTTACCTGGGGACTTGCAGCAAAAGGTTAATCCCTACCTGCGTCCTCTTTACGACGCTATTAATGAGTTTATTGACCCGGAAAAAGTACCCAACTTGATGGAACGGGGAATCATCGAAGTGGCACCTTTGGCGTATATGCGGGGACGTACTTTAAACAATGCCTTTATCATTGTTGACGAAGCCCAAAATACTACACCTTCCCAAATGAAAATGGTGCTAACCCGCTTAGGCTTCGGTTCCCGTATGGTTATTACCGGTGATCTCACCCAAACTGATTTACCCCTCAATCAAGACTCAGGTTTGACCGTGGCCTTACAAATTTTAAAACACGTTGAGGGTATTGCATTTTGTGAGTTTACCCAAAAGGATGTGGTGCGTCATCCCCTGGTGCAAAGGATAGTTTCCGCCTATGAAAAACACCAGAAGTAG
- a CDS encoding DUF4912 domain-containing protein, with product MAKERPPMEEMTLRQLRKVASEYGVSRYSRMRKSQLLASIQEVQTRKFSISPSQSLEAQENVEATKFELGQEDRNGGSLSDVDAGLGDLPGGYGESRIVLLPRDPQWAYTYWDIPNEHKQELRRQGGQQLALRIYDVTDVDLDHQSPHSLQEYPADELAREWYLPIPVSDRDYVIDIGYRTPDGRWLVLARSARVHIPPVYPSDWIEDVFITVDFEEDLRGKTKYELIPPAKKAAIGVSTAIPGGDPVRDKIYDLAESGEAQRVAGSLFGSMQHVPGSVRPEQAISSYVFPSGVGMWAVPTASGINVNMSGVGMSGVGFSASAIPVRPRQFWLVADAELIVYGATEPDATVTIGGRPIKLNPDGTFRFQMSFQDGLIDYPILAVAADGEQTRSIHMKFERETPSRHTNTKEEAVLEWLS from the coding sequence ATGGCAAAAGAACGCCCACCTATGGAGGAGATGACCCTCAGGCAACTCCGTAAAGTTGCCAGTGAGTATGGTGTATCTCGGTACAGCAGAATGCGTAAATCCCAACTGCTGGCATCAATTCAAGAAGTGCAAACTCGCAAATTTTCGATTAGTCCATCTCAGTCACTGGAGGCGCAGGAAAACGTGGAAGCAACAAAATTTGAACTAGGTCAAGAAGATCGTAATGGTGGTTCTTTGTCTGACGTGGACGCTGGACTAGGAGATTTACCAGGTGGTTATGGTGAAAGTCGCATCGTACTTTTACCCCGGGATCCACAATGGGCTTACACCTACTGGGATATACCTAATGAGCATAAGCAAGAGTTGCGTCGCCAAGGTGGACAACAATTGGCTCTACGGATTTATGATGTCACCGATGTTGATTTAGATCATCAAAGTCCTCATAGTCTTCAGGAATATCCTGCGGACGAATTGGCTAGGGAATGGTACTTACCTATTCCTGTGAGCGATCGCGATTATGTTATAGATATTGGCTATCGTACTCCCGATGGTCGCTGGTTGGTGCTAGCACGTTCTGCGAGGGTTCATATTCCTCCTGTATATCCCTCGGATTGGATTGAAGATGTGTTCATCACCGTGGATTTTGAGGAAGACCTGCGTGGTAAGACCAAGTATGAATTAATACCTCCTGCTAAGAAAGCGGCGATTGGAGTTTCTACTGCAATCCCTGGAGGTGATCCAGTTCGTGACAAAATCTATGATTTAGCGGAATCAGGGGAAGCACAAAGAGTTGCTGGTTCCCTGTTTGGCTCTATGCAGCATGTACCTGGTTCCGTACGTCCAGAACAGGCTATAAGTTCTTATGTCTTCCCATCCGGTGTTGGTATGTGGGCAGTCCCCACTGCATCTGGCATTAACGTTAATATGTCTGGTGTTGGCATGTCCGGTGTCGGATTCTCTGCTTCCGCAATACCTGTACGTCCTAGACAATTTTGGTTGGTTGCTGATGCGGAACTAATTGTCTATGGTGCGACTGAACCAGATGCTACGGTGACCATTGGTGGTCGTCCAATTAAACTCAATCCAGATGGTACATTCCGTTTCCAAATGTCCTTCCAAGATGGTTTGATTGACTACCCAATTTTGGCTGTTGCTGCTGATGGTGAGCAAACCCGCTCTATTCACATGAAGTTTGAACGGGAAACACCTTCTCGCCATACTAATACCAAGGAAGAAGCTGTTCTGGAATGGCTTTCTTAG
- a CDS encoding glycosyltransferase, which produces MRKLYFLLPGTNGKFACGGLWAELKTISLVRNICNAEVVTYRQREKNLLFLDDLLPNPNLQDVIFVVSWGFDIPKLVRKLQKYNVVYHAHSAGYKFHLPSSIPIIAVSRNTMGYWGQKAPNNLIYYLPNQISDEFTNLHLDRDIDVLVQSRKSSEYLLQQLIPALQQKCRVLVADSYVPDLPGLFNRSKIYLYDSAEYWAQQSVTEGFGLQPMEALACGCQVFSSINGGLSDYLDPAFNCYKIAGYSIEYDLQRIIKILDSSVHLTLSNQVLSEHRTESITARLLVILSEINHFFDHQSHQLSTIPQLTKFRLATLLMKRVYGKFIQSCLGRMS; this is translated from the coding sequence ATGAGAAAACTTTACTTTTTATTACCGGGAACAAATGGTAAGTTCGCCTGTGGTGGTCTTTGGGCTGAGTTAAAAACCATTAGTTTAGTCCGCAACATCTGTAATGCAGAAGTTGTCACCTATCGACAACGGGAAAAAAACCTACTGTTTTTGGACGATCTCCTCCCAAACCCAAATTTGCAGGATGTGATTTTTGTGGTTAGCTGGGGATTTGACATTCCTAAATTGGTACGTAAACTGCAAAAATACAATGTGGTCTATCATGCTCACAGTGCTGGATATAAATTTCATCTGCCATCTTCTATACCTATTATTGCGGTCAGTCGCAATACTATGGGATACTGGGGACAAAAAGCACCCAATAATTTAATTTATTACTTACCTAATCAAATTTCTGACGAGTTTACTAATCTTCATTTAGACAGGGATATTGATGTCCTAGTCCAGTCTCGCAAGTCCTCAGAATATCTACTCCAGCAATTAATTCCCGCACTCCAACAAAAATGTCGGGTTTTAGTAGCGGATTCTTATGTTCCAGATTTACCAGGACTATTCAATAGGTCGAAGATTTACCTTTATGACTCTGCGGAATACTGGGCCCAACAGTCTGTTACTGAAGGCTTTGGGTTACAACCCATGGAAGCTTTAGCATGTGGTTGTCAGGTTTTTTCTAGTATTAACGGTGGTCTTTCAGATTATTTAGATCCCGCATTTAATTGCTATAAAATAGCTGGTTATTCTATTGAGTATGATTTACAACGCATTATAAAAATATTGGATTCCTCAGTTCATTTAACTTTGTCTAATCAAGTTTTGTCTGAGCATCGAACTGAAAGCATCACAGCACGACTTTTAGTAATCCTATCGGAAATTAACCACTTTTTTGACCATCAAAGCCATCAATTATCTACTATTCCCCAACTCACTAAATTCCGATTGGCAACTTTATTGATGAAAAGGGTCTACGGCAAATTTATCCAAAGCTGTTTGGGTAGAATGTCATAA
- the pedR gene encoding photosynthetic electron transport-dependent transcriptional regulator PedR — MATSESRTPVTLSDRELQIIDLVAAGLTNQEIAAKLEISKRTVDNHISNILTKTRTDNRVALVRWALQWGKVCLNDINCCTLPNYDISNGSQDSNIS, encoded by the coding sequence ATGGCTACTAGTGAGTCTCGGACCCCTGTTACTCTCTCAGATAGAGAACTGCAAATCATCGACTTGGTGGCCGCAGGCTTAACTAACCAAGAAATTGCAGCAAAGTTGGAAATTAGTAAACGTACGGTTGATAACCACATTAGCAATATCTTGACCAAAACCAGGACAGACAACCGAGTAGCTTTAGTACGTTGGGCTTTACAGTGGGGAAAAGTATGCTTAAATGATATTAATTGTTGTACATTGCCTAACTACGATATCTCAAATGGTTCACAGGATTCAAATATCAGCTAA
- a CDS encoding carbohydrate kinase family protein, translated as MSNSSVLCLGEILFDCLADQIGLKLEEVNSWTPYPGGAPANVACALVKLGTKAGFIGAVGQDEPGDTLVKLLGDVGVDTRGVQRHPTAPTRQVYVVRDLNGDRTFAGFGKYHTREFADTCLKASDLPEELFNEADFLVLGTLELAYPESEAATHQALKLAERYDLKIILDVNWRPVFWQDSELAKQKIHQILPNCDFIKLTKEEGEWLFNTSDAGAITYRINSLEGVLVTDGENGCSYCLAENEGKLPAFSVPVVDTTGAGDSFLAGFVHQLNQYGIQALSDPQIAKSVITYASAVGAMTTINPGAIASQPTAQEVETFLHRFNPE; from the coding sequence ATGAGTAATTCCAGTGTTTTGTGTCTTGGCGAGATTTTATTTGATTGTCTAGCTGATCAAATAGGTCTAAAATTAGAAGAAGTGAACTCCTGGACTCCTTACCCGGGGGGAGCTCCTGCTAATGTGGCCTGTGCTTTGGTTAAACTAGGAACAAAAGCAGGATTTATCGGTGCTGTAGGACAGGATGAACCAGGTGACACCCTGGTAAAACTCCTGGGAGATGTAGGTGTAGATACTAGAGGTGTTCAACGCCATCCTACAGCTCCTACCCGTCAAGTTTATGTGGTTAGAGACTTGAATGGCGATCGCACTTTTGCTGGATTTGGTAAATATCATACCAGGGAGTTTGCTGACACCTGCTTAAAGGCCAGTGATTTACCTGAAGAGTTGTTTAACGAAGCGGATTTTTTAGTCTTGGGAACATTAGAATTGGCCTACCCCGAAAGTGAAGCCGCTACTCATCAAGCTTTAAAACTAGCGGAACGGTATGACTTAAAGATTATTTTGGATGTGAATTGGCGACCTGTGTTTTGGCAAGACAGCGAGTTAGCAAAGCAGAAGATTCACCAAATATTACCCAATTGTGATTTTATCAAGCTGACTAAAGAAGAGGGCGAGTGGCTATTTAATACTAGTGATGCCGGGGCAATTACTTATAGAATTAACTCTTTAGAAGGGGTTTTAGTAACAGATGGAGAAAATGGTTGTTCCTATTGTTTGGCGGAAAATGAGGGCAAACTACCAGCCTTTTCCGTACCCGTGGTGGATACCACTGGTGCGGGAGATAGTTTTTTGGCTGGGTTTGTCCATCAGTTAAACCAGTATGGCATTCAAGCTTTAAGCGATCCGCAAATTGCCAAATCTGTTATTACCTATGCCAGTGCGGTAGGTGCCATGACTACTATCAACCCAGGAGCGATCGCATCTCAACCAACTGCACAGGAAGTAGAGACTTTTCTCCATCGATTTAACCCCGAATGA